The following proteins come from a genomic window of Geomonas sp. RF6:
- the rdgC gene encoding recombination-associated protein RdgC: MGILANTVSICHFKVQGELPQEDLYTWATKQLAGNRFNPIDEGSEELSLGWVHQDDPRVSDFYTPAACWREHYLIFTLRRDRRSVPGPILKAHLERAMEQWLVENAGYNKVPKQKKEELKEAVRATLLSQTLPTPSTYDVVWDTRNGLLTFTSLSAKTIELFEELFKKTFDGLRLTAFHPFARAESVLKEEMQALLQQANKAKSENFLELIKENQWLGTDFLLWLMYQTMNEASEYSVNQPGIYSDREPFVGYLDDRLVLLGAGENGAQKILVAGPQDRFNEVRSALLNKKQITEATLHLSSGDDNWKMTLKGELFHFASFKSPAVKLEKDNTTDEALEREAVFFERMALLDKGVQLFDSLFATFLETRLAPTWVEEEGKIHGWLNVCSNCQSPLA, encoded by the coding sequence ATGGGCATACTCGCAAACACCGTAAGCATCTGTCATTTCAAGGTCCAGGGGGAGCTCCCCCAGGAAGACCTATACACGTGGGCCACGAAGCAACTGGCCGGCAACAGGTTCAACCCCATCGACGAGGGGAGCGAGGAGCTCTCCCTTGGCTGGGTGCACCAGGACGATCCGCGCGTTTCCGACTTCTACACCCCCGCCGCCTGCTGGCGCGAACACTACCTTATCTTCACGCTGCGCCGCGACCGCCGCTCCGTCCCGGGCCCGATCCTGAAGGCCCACCTCGAGAGGGCGATGGAGCAGTGGCTGGTGGAGAACGCCGGCTACAACAAGGTGCCGAAGCAGAAGAAAGAGGAACTGAAGGAAGCGGTGCGCGCGACTCTTCTGTCGCAGACCCTCCCCACCCCCTCCACGTATGATGTCGTGTGGGATACCAGAAACGGTCTCCTCACCTTCACATCCCTCTCCGCGAAGACGATCGAGCTTTTCGAGGAGCTCTTCAAGAAGACTTTCGACGGGCTGCGTCTGACCGCCTTCCACCCCTTCGCCAGAGCGGAGAGCGTGCTGAAGGAAGAGATGCAGGCGCTCCTGCAGCAGGCAAACAAGGCAAAGAGCGAGAACTTCCTCGAGCTCATCAAGGAGAACCAGTGGCTCGGCACCGACTTCCTCCTCTGGCTCATGTACCAGACGATGAACGAAGCGTCGGAGTACAGCGTGAACCAGCCGGGGATCTACTCGGATCGCGAGCCGTTCGTCGGCTACCTCGACGACCGCCTCGTCCTTCTCGGTGCTGGGGAAAACGGCGCGCAGAAGATCCTGGTGGCGGGGCCGCAGGACCGCTTCAACGAAGTGCGCAGCGCGCTGCTGAACAAGAAGCAGATTACCGAGGCGACGCTGCACCTTTCCAGCGGCGACGACAACTGGAAGATGACCCTGAAGGGGGAACTCTTCCACTTCGCCTCGTTCAAGTCGCCGGCGGTCAAGCTGGAGAAGGACAACACCACCGACGAGGCGCTGGAGCGCGAGGCTGTCTTCTTCGAGAGGATGGCTCTCTTGGACAAGGGGGTGCAGCTCTTCGACTCCCTCTTCGCCACCTTCCTCGAGACGAGGCTGGCGCCGACCTGGGTCGAAGAAGAAGGGAAGATCCACGGCTGGCTCAACGTGTGCAGCAACTGCCAATCACCGCTGGCGTAA
- a CDS encoding PAS domain-containing sensor histidine kinase — MPVRSESELLQEKLDACVAKLRKSEQQLADTQRVAHLGSWECEIGAGKVRWSEETYRIFGLDPDQVPASDEGFIGRVHLDDRERVKAALRQAPQEGIHNLQFRIIRPDGSLRLVVGNGEVVHDTAGRPVSLIGTCHDVTEYHMAKEALGESEQRFSKIFQAAPALVSITTVAEGIHLEVNAAFLKTLRYERGEVIGRSGLELDLWVDPADRGKIVQALLEKREVREHEVLLRGKTGALIAGLLSAELINIKGKQFLVTLVNDITERKRAQEEQARLAAIVQSSDDAIVGKTLDGIIVDWNRGAEMLYGYRASEVIGRHIRMLFPPGASDSFEDVLEKLRRGERVEHYETERITKDGRILAVSSCISPIFDGNGRITGAATITRDITAHKQAKEQINLLVTRLAARTHELEAVIPELEAFNYTVSHDLRTPITVISGYCNWLRSECFPSSEEPCSVYLDEIHQAAERMSSLIDTLLDFSRLSRADLTREPVDLTTFAREIVATLQVAEPQRRVRVEIADGVVVKGDAAMLRVMLENLLGNAWKFTSTREEAVIEFGVTTVEGLRACYVRDNGEGFGMADAERLFSPFGRLSGAKSYQGFGIGLATVKRIVSRHGGKVWGVGEKGKGAVFYFTL, encoded by the coding sequence ATGCCTGTCAGATCCGAGTCGGAGTTGTTGCAGGAAAAGCTCGACGCATGCGTGGCGAAGCTTAGGAAGAGTGAGCAGCAACTTGCGGATACGCAGCGGGTGGCGCATCTCGGGAGCTGGGAGTGCGAGATCGGCGCCGGCAAGGTGCGCTGGTCCGAGGAGACGTACCGCATATTCGGCCTCGATCCCGACCAGGTGCCTGCCTCCGACGAAGGCTTCATCGGGAGGGTGCACCTCGACGACCGGGAGCGGGTGAAGGCTGCGTTGCGGCAGGCGCCGCAGGAGGGGATCCACAACCTGCAGTTTCGCATCATCCGCCCGGACGGGTCGCTTCGGCTGGTCGTAGGAAACGGCGAGGTCGTCCACGACACCGCCGGACGTCCCGTCTCCCTCATAGGAACCTGCCACGACGTCACCGAATACCACATGGCAAAAGAGGCCCTCGGGGAGTCGGAGCAGCGCTTCTCCAAGATCTTCCAGGCCGCGCCTGCACTCGTGAGCATCACCACCGTCGCGGAAGGGATTCACCTCGAGGTGAACGCGGCGTTTCTGAAGACGCTGCGGTACGAGCGCGGCGAGGTCATCGGCCGCTCCGGTCTCGAACTCGACCTGTGGGTCGATCCCGCCGACCGCGGAAAGATCGTGCAGGCACTGCTGGAGAAAAGGGAGGTGCGGGAGCACGAGGTACTTCTTCGGGGCAAGACCGGCGCTCTCATAGCAGGCCTTCTCTCCGCTGAGCTCATTAACATCAAGGGGAAACAGTTCCTGGTGACGCTGGTAAACGACATCACGGAGCGGAAGAGGGCACAGGAGGAGCAGGCGCGGCTGGCGGCGATCGTGCAGTCCTCCGACGACGCGATAGTGGGAAAGACCCTCGACGGCATCATCGTCGACTGGAACCGCGGCGCGGAGATGCTGTATGGCTACCGTGCCAGCGAAGTCATCGGCAGGCACATCAGGATGCTCTTTCCCCCCGGCGCCTCCGATTCGTTCGAGGACGTCCTGGAAAAGCTGAGACGGGGTGAACGAGTCGAGCATTACGAGACGGAGCGAATCACCAAGGACGGCAGGATCCTGGCAGTTTCCTCCTGCATCTCGCCCATTTTCGACGGCAACGGTCGCATTACCGGGGCCGCCACCATCACACGCGACATCACGGCGCACAAGCAGGCGAAGGAGCAGATAAATCTCCTGGTGACGAGGCTCGCGGCCCGGACTCACGAACTGGAGGCGGTGATACCCGAGCTGGAGGCCTTCAACTACACCGTCTCCCACGACCTGCGCACCCCAATCACGGTCATCAGCGGATACTGCAACTGGCTTCGGTCCGAATGCTTCCCTTCCAGCGAAGAGCCATGCTCCGTGTACCTGGACGAGATACATCAGGCGGCGGAGCGGATGAGCTCCCTCATCGACACCCTCCTCGATTTTTCCCGCCTGTCACGCGCCGACCTCACGAGGGAGCCTGTCGACCTCACGACCTTTGCGCGGGAGATCGTAGCTACTCTCCAGGTCGCCGAGCCGCAGCGCCGGGTGCGGGTTGAGATAGCCGACGGAGTGGTCGTAAAAGGGGATGCCGCCATGCTCCGGGTCATGCTGGAGAATCTCCTGGGGAACGCCTGGAAGTTCACCTCGACGCGGGAGGAAGCCGTCATCGAGTTCGGTGTGACGACCGTGGAGGGGCTGCGAGCCTGCTATGTGCGCGACAACGGCGAGGGGTTCGGCATGGCAGACGCCGAGAGGCTTTTCAGCCCCTTCGGCCGCCTGTCCGGCGCGAAGAGTTATCAAGGGTTCGGAATCGGCCTCGCCACCGTGAAGAGGATCGTGAGCCGCCACGGCGGCAAGGTGTGGGGAGTCGGGGAGAAAGGGAAGGGTGCGGTATTTTACTTCACACTTTAA
- the ilvC gene encoding ketol-acid reductoisomerase — translation MKIYYDKDCNLDILRGKKVAVLGYGSQGHAHSNNLKDSGVDVVVGLKADSPSVAKAQAAGLTVLPTSEAVKVADIIMILLPDEIQGDVYREQIAPFVKQGAYLAFGHGFAIHFGQIVPRADINVIMVAPKGPGHLVRHEYTKGGGVPSLIAIAHDPSGDSKEIALAYASANGGGKAGIIETSFKEETETDLFGEQAVLCGGISALIQCGFETLVEAGYAPEMAYFECLHETKLIVDLIYEGGIANMRYSVSNTAEYGDLTRGPRVITEETKKEMKKILDEIQTGEFAREWMLENKVNKPRFNALRRRGNDHEIEAVGAKLRSMMAWITNSKIVDKSKN, via the coding sequence ATGAAGATTTATTATGACAAGGACTGCAACCTGGACATTCTCAGAGGGAAGAAGGTGGCGGTGCTGGGATACGGCTCGCAGGGTCACGCCCACTCCAACAACCTGAAGGACTCCGGCGTTGACGTCGTTGTCGGCCTGAAGGCCGACTCCCCCTCCGTGGCGAAAGCCCAGGCTGCCGGCCTTACCGTGCTGCCGACCTCCGAGGCGGTGAAAGTCGCCGACATCATCATGATCCTGCTCCCGGACGAGATCCAGGGGGACGTGTACCGCGAGCAGATCGCTCCGTTCGTCAAGCAGGGCGCATACCTCGCCTTCGGCCACGGCTTCGCGATTCACTTCGGCCAGATCGTGCCGCGCGCTGACATCAACGTCATCATGGTCGCTCCCAAGGGCCCGGGTCACCTCGTGCGTCACGAGTACACCAAGGGTGGCGGCGTTCCCTCCCTCATCGCCATCGCCCACGACCCCTCCGGCGACTCCAAGGAGATCGCACTCGCCTACGCTTCCGCAAACGGCGGCGGCAAGGCCGGCATCATCGAGACCTCCTTCAAGGAAGAGACCGAGACCGACCTCTTCGGCGAGCAGGCCGTTCTGTGCGGCGGCATCTCCGCCCTCATCCAGTGCGGCTTCGAGACCCTCGTCGAGGCGGGGTACGCACCGGAGATGGCATACTTCGAGTGCCTGCACGAGACGAAGCTGATCGTCGACCTGATCTACGAAGGGGGCATCGCCAACATGCGCTACTCCGTCTCCAACACCGCCGAGTACGGCGACCTGACCCGCGGACCGCGCGTCATCACCGAAGAAACGAAGAAAGAGATGAAGAAGATCCTCGACGAGATCCAGACCGGCGAGTTCGCCCGCGAGTGGATGCTCGAGAACAAGGTCAACAAGCCGCGCTTCAACGCACTGCGTCGTCGTGGCAATGACCACGAGATCGAGGCAGTCGGCGCGAAGCTGCGCTCCATGATGGCATGGATCACCAACTCCAAGATCGTGGACAAGTCTAAAAACTAA
- the ilvB gene encoding biosynthetic-type acetolactate synthase large subunit yields MKMNGARIVLECLKLEGVDTVFGYPGGTVINLYDELFSFKEIKHILPRHEQAGVHAADGYARATGRVGVAIATSGPGATNTITGIATAYMDSIPMVIITGQVPTALIGNDAFQEADIMGITRPCTKHNFLVKDIRQLATIMKKAFYIARSGRPGPVLVDLPKDVQVATTEFHYPDSVELRGYKPTLEGHPKQIEKAVSMILQAKKPVIYVGGGAVLGNACAELTTLVRRLGAPVTTTLMGLGAFPENDPLSLGLLGMHGTYYANMAVSNCDVLVAVAARFDDRVTGKIPAFAPHAKIIHLDVDPTSIKKNVRVDLPIVGDVCEILKKMLKVIEERDLEADNARQGYLPWLEEIADWKEKQPMAYQQGDKVIKPQYVIQRLRALSDEDAIVATDVGQHQMWTAQFFGFTRPRTLLSSGGLGTMGFGLPAAMGAQAAFRDRQVIAICGDGGFQMNLQELATMVQNRLAVKICIINNNFLGMVRQWQELFFDKRYSSTCLELPIDFVKLAEAFGAKGFTASSVEEVDNVIKEGFATPGPVIMEFRVAREEKVLPMVPAGASLTEMVLAS; encoded by the coding sequence ATGAAGATGAATGGTGCTCGGATAGTGTTGGAGTGCTTGAAGCTGGAGGGGGTGGATACGGTCTTCGGTTACCCCGGCGGAACCGTCATAAACCTCTACGACGAGCTATTCTCCTTCAAGGAGATCAAGCACATCCTGCCGCGCCACGAGCAGGCGGGGGTGCATGCCGCCGACGGGTACGCCCGCGCGACCGGCAGGGTAGGGGTGGCGATAGCGACCTCCGGCCCCGGCGCGACCAATACCATCACCGGGATCGCCACCGCCTACATGGACTCGATCCCCATGGTGATTATCACCGGGCAGGTCCCCACCGCGCTCATCGGCAACGACGCCTTCCAGGAAGCGGACATCATGGGGATCACCCGCCCCTGCACGAAGCACAACTTCCTGGTGAAGGACATCAGGCAGCTGGCGACGATCATGAAGAAGGCCTTCTACATCGCCCGCAGCGGCCGCCCCGGCCCGGTCCTCGTCGATCTCCCGAAAGACGTGCAGGTAGCCACCACCGAGTTCCACTATCCGGACAGCGTGGAGCTGCGCGGCTACAAGCCGACACTGGAAGGGCACCCGAAGCAGATCGAGAAAGCCGTCTCCATGATCCTGCAGGCGAAGAAGCCGGTCATCTATGTCGGCGGCGGAGCCGTCCTCGGCAACGCCTGCGCCGAGCTTACCACGCTGGTGCGGCGCCTCGGCGCTCCGGTTACCACCACCCTCATGGGGCTTGGCGCCTTCCCGGAGAACGATCCCCTCTCCCTCGGGCTGCTCGGCATGCATGGCACCTACTACGCCAACATGGCCGTCTCCAACTGCGACGTGCTCGTCGCCGTCGCCGCCCGTTTTGACGACAGGGTCACCGGGAAGATTCCGGCGTTCGCCCCGCACGCGAAGATCATCCACCTCGACGTCGATCCCACTTCCATCAAGAAGAACGTGAGGGTCGACCTACCGATCGTAGGGGACGTCTGCGAGATCCTGAAGAAGATGCTGAAGGTCATTGAGGAGCGCGACTTGGAGGCGGACAACGCCCGCCAGGGGTACCTGCCGTGGCTCGAGGAGATCGCCGACTGGAAGGAAAAGCAGCCGATGGCCTACCAACAGGGTGACAAGGTCATCAAGCCGCAGTACGTGATCCAGAGGCTGCGCGCCCTTTCCGACGAGGATGCCATCGTTGCCACCGACGTCGGGCAGCACCAGATGTGGACCGCGCAGTTCTTCGGCTTCACCCGTCCGCGGACGCTCCTCTCCTCCGGCGGGCTCGGGACGATGGGTTTCGGCCTCCCCGCCGCCATGGGAGCGCAGGCAGCCTTCCGTGACCGCCAGGTCATCGCCATCTGCGGCGACGGCGGCTTCCAGATGAACCTGCAGGAGCTGGCCACGATGGTGCAGAACCGCCTCGCGGTGAAGATCTGCATCATCAACAACAACTTCCTCGGCATGGTGCGGCAGTGGCAGGAGCTCTTCTTCGACAAGCGCTACTCCTCCACCTGCCTGGAGCTGCCGATCGACTTCGTGAAGCTTGCCGAAGCCTTCGGCGCGAAAGGTTTCACCGCCTCCTCCGTTGAAGAGGTCGACAACGTCATCAAGGAAGGATTCGCCACGCCAGGCCCGGTGATCATGGAGTTCCGTGTCGCCCGCGAGGAGAAGGTGCTCCCGATGGTGCCCGCCGGCGCGTCCCTCACCGAGATGGTGCTGGCGTCCTAG
- a CDS encoding phosphatidylserine decarboxylase family protein: protein MRNQHAPIAAEGVPFILGSFALTALLVLLTLTAHGAFAIPAAIFAILTVFILYFFRNPERTVPSSEKAIVAPADGIVVYRGRAHEPHLGVEMEKVSIFMSVFNVHVNRVPVTGRVVDAFYTRGKFFDVRDERASFENEQKGLIVETASGAKLVVVQVAGLIARRIVCYAKVGDLLERGRRYGLIRFGSRLDIFLPVETNVTVTMGERTVAGETVLGLLP, encoded by the coding sequence ATGCGTAATCAGCATGCCCCTATCGCAGCAGAAGGGGTACCGTTCATCCTGGGGAGCTTCGCTCTCACCGCTCTCCTGGTCCTCCTGACGCTGACGGCACATGGCGCCTTCGCCATCCCGGCAGCCATCTTCGCCATCCTCACCGTTTTCATCCTCTACTTCTTCAGAAATCCGGAGCGGACCGTTCCCTCCTCCGAGAAGGCGATCGTCGCCCCCGCCGACGGCATCGTCGTGTACCGCGGCAGGGCCCACGAGCCGCATCTCGGGGTGGAGATGGAGAAGGTGAGCATCTTCATGTCCGTCTTCAACGTCCACGTGAACCGCGTGCCGGTGACCGGGAGGGTGGTGGACGCCTTCTATACCAGGGGGAAGTTCTTCGACGTGCGCGACGAGCGCGCGAGCTTTGAGAACGAGCAGAAGGGGTTGATCGTGGAGACCGCGTCCGGCGCGAAGCTGGTGGTGGTCCAGGTCGCGGGCCTTATCGCGCGGCGCATCGTCTGCTATGCGAAGGTCGGCGATCTCCTGGAGCGCGGCAGGCGCTACGGCCTGATCCGTTTCGGGTCGCGGCTCGACATCTTCCTCCCCGTGGAGACGAACGTTACCGTGACCATGGGGGAGCGTACTGTGGCGGGTGAAACCGTGCTGGGGTTGCTGCCGTGA
- the ilvN gene encoding acetolactate synthase small subunit yields MRHIIAVLVENEFGVLSRVVGLFSGRGFNIDSLTVAPTNDESLSRITLVTRGDEQIIEQITKQLNKLIDVIKVIDFEPENAIEREMALVKVNAEDQSRAEVLRVADIFRAKVIDVTPKSYTLEATGAPSKIDAMVELLRPLGLKELVRTGPVAIGRGSKGWKGQ; encoded by the coding sequence GTGCGACACATCATAGCCGTGCTGGTAGAAAATGAATTCGGAGTCCTTTCCCGCGTGGTGGGGCTTTTCTCCGGGAGGGGGTTCAACATCGACTCCCTCACCGTTGCTCCCACCAATGACGAGTCCCTCTCCCGCATCACGCTGGTAACCCGCGGGGACGAGCAGATCATCGAGCAGATCACCAAGCAGCTGAACAAGCTGATCGACGTCATCAAGGTCATCGACTTTGAGCCGGAGAACGCCATCGAGCGCGAGATGGCCCTCGTGAAGGTGAACGCGGAGGACCAGAGCCGCGCCGAGGTGCTGCGCGTGGCGGACATCTTCCGCGCGAAGGTCATCGACGTGACACCGAAGTCGTACACCCTGGAGGCCACCGGTGCGCCGTCAAAGATCGACGCCATGGTGGAGCTCCTGCGCCCCCTCGGGCTGAAGGAGCTCGTCCGCACCGGCCCCGTCGCCATCGGGCGCGGCTCCAAGGGGTGGAAAGGGCAGTAA
- a CDS encoding multiheme c-type cytochrome, giving the protein MKLFATLLTIIAATSLPLSAFAAPGCIECHEKETPAAVVQWKESAHAKAGIGCEKCHGTDHDKMLRGEAKVTIKVCAPCHKKAAEDHLASRHSLALQAGWGCTRKLPSRKPGECRFCHREGDETAKIKAQCARFLKQSPEMQEIGCNYCHSVATACDSCHSKHSTSLKIVRDPNSCAKCHMGPDHPQWEMWQTSLHGTLNQSAGRSVGPDCQTCHMPRGSHNVSGGLTMNSGGVPSPAKEAEPERQKMLKICAECHAPTFGKKELERGDAVRAQSLAMLKEAERIVWELNDLGLLDPMPAQRPEHPLSGAKLVTDAQMLYEDTSHIERLFFKMKKYDYARTIKGAYHQNPAYTHWYGNAEMKMDLIDIKAEAARLKERKGTAPTLTAEEELTLLKKKFDRGVLSAEQYSAEKAKVLERVK; this is encoded by the coding sequence ATGAAACTGTTTGCAACACTCCTTACTATCATTGCGGCGACCTCCCTGCCGCTGTCTGCCTTCGCGGCCCCCGGATGCATCGAGTGCCATGAGAAGGAAACTCCCGCGGCGGTCGTGCAGTGGAAGGAGAGCGCCCACGCCAAGGCAGGGATCGGGTGCGAAAAATGCCACGGGACCGATCACGACAAGATGCTCAGGGGGGAGGCAAAGGTCACCATCAAGGTCTGCGCACCGTGCCACAAAAAGGCCGCGGAGGATCACCTGGCGAGCCGCCATTCCCTGGCGCTGCAGGCAGGATGGGGGTGCACCAGAAAGCTGCCCAGCAGAAAGCCGGGCGAGTGCCGGTTCTGCCACCGGGAAGGTGACGAAACGGCAAAGATAAAGGCGCAGTGCGCGCGGTTCCTGAAGCAGAGCCCGGAGATGCAGGAGATAGGCTGCAACTACTGCCACAGCGTGGCCACAGCCTGCGACTCCTGCCATTCGAAGCATTCCACCAGCCTGAAGATCGTGCGCGATCCGAACTCCTGCGCAAAGTGCCACATGGGGCCGGACCATCCGCAGTGGGAGATGTGGCAGACATCGCTGCACGGTACGCTGAACCAGAGCGCGGGGAGGAGCGTCGGCCCCGACTGCCAGACCTGCCACATGCCGCGTGGTAGCCACAATGTCTCCGGCGGCCTCACCATGAACTCCGGGGGGGTGCCGTCACCGGCGAAGGAGGCGGAGCCGGAGCGGCAGAAGATGCTGAAAATCTGCGCCGAGTGCCATGCCCCCACTTTCGGTAAGAAGGAGCTCGAGCGCGGGGATGCGGTGCGCGCCCAGAGCCTTGCCATGCTGAAGGAGGCAGAGAGAATCGTGTGGGAACTGAACGACCTCGGGTTACTCGACCCGATGCCGGCGCAGAGGCCGGAGCATCCGTTGAGCGGGGCGAAGCTCGTCACGGACGCGCAGATGCTCTACGAGGACACCTCGCACATAGAGCGGCTCTTTTTCAAGATGAAGAAATACGACTACGCCCGCACCATCAAAGGCGCCTACCATCAGAACCCTGCCTACACCCACTGGTATGGCAATGCCGAGATGAAGATGGACCTGATCGATATAAAGGCGGAGGCGGCGAGACTGAAGGAGAGGAAAGGGACGGCGCCGACTCTGACTGCGGAGGAAGAGCTGACGCTTCTGAAGAAAAAGTTCGACCGCGGAGTGCTGAGCGCGGAGCAGTACTCGGCGGAGAAGGCGAAGGTGCTGGAGCGGGTGAAATAG
- a CDS encoding efflux RND transporter periplasmic adaptor subunit, translating into MAEGDLNKLTIDKERFATRPSRGKKARLWAALAVAALLLVLAAWQGLFSPRVEVETAAVSMVYPSQTFSLLNASGYVVAQRKAAVSSKATGRLDWLGVEEGSVVRAGQPLARLDARDVKATEEQSAANVVNSRHTLEQARVEQKDAARALKRAKELVSQGIIAQADYDTAEARYQRGVAATAAAEAAVKSTQAALRNAQATVDYTVIRAPFDGVVLTKDADVGDIVTPLGAAANAKAAVVTLADMGSLEVEADVSEANISRVRPGQPCEVLLDALPDVRFPAVLHTIVPTADRSKGSVMVKVRFLTNDRRILPEMSAKVAFLEREIRAGEDKPRVAVLPTAVATREGRSVVYVVRGDSVAETPVKLGTRMGEWVEIVSGVKAGEKIAIKPLDKLHDGTKVKVPEK; encoded by the coding sequence ATGGCCGAAGGGGATCTTAACAAGCTGACCATCGATAAGGAGCGCTTCGCCACGCGCCCGTCGCGCGGAAAGAAGGCACGCCTGTGGGCGGCACTGGCGGTGGCGGCGCTCCTTTTGGTGCTCGCTGCCTGGCAGGGCCTCTTCTCGCCACGCGTGGAGGTGGAGACCGCCGCCGTTTCCATGGTCTACCCTTCGCAGACCTTCTCCCTGCTTAACGCCAGCGGCTACGTGGTGGCCCAGCGCAAGGCGGCCGTCTCCTCCAAGGCGACGGGACGGCTCGATTGGCTCGGAGTCGAAGAGGGGAGTGTGGTGCGCGCCGGTCAGCCCCTGGCGCGGCTTGACGCCCGCGACGTGAAGGCCACGGAAGAGCAATCGGCCGCGAACGTGGTGAATTCGCGCCACACGCTGGAGCAGGCCCGGGTGGAACAAAAGGATGCCGCACGCGCCCTGAAGCGCGCGAAGGAGCTCGTCTCCCAGGGGATCATCGCACAGGCCGATTACGACACTGCGGAGGCGCGCTACCAGCGCGGTGTGGCAGCAACCGCCGCGGCGGAGGCCGCTGTAAAAAGTACCCAGGCGGCCCTGCGCAATGCTCAGGCGACTGTCGACTACACCGTGATACGCGCTCCCTTCGACGGCGTTGTCCTCACCAAGGATGCGGATGTCGGCGACATTGTCACCCCTCTCGGCGCGGCGGCAAACGCCAAGGCCGCAGTCGTCACTCTTGCCGACATGGGCTCCCTCGAGGTGGAGGCGGATGTGTCGGAGGCGAACATTTCCCGGGTGCGGCCGGGGCAGCCGTGTGAAGTCCTCCTCGATGCCCTGCCCGACGTGCGCTTCCCGGCCGTGCTGCACACCATCGTGCCGACCGCGGACCGCAGCAAGGGGAGCGTCATGGTGAAGGTGCGCTTCCTCACCAACGACCGCCGCATCCTCCCGGAGATGAGCGCAAAGGTGGCCTTCCTCGAAAGGGAGATCCGCGCCGGCGAGGACAAGCCGCGCGTGGCTGTACTCCCGACCGCGGTGGCGACGAGGGAGGGCAGGAGTGTCGTCTACGTCGTGCGCGGCGACAGTGTGGCGGAGACCCCGGTGAAGCTCGGCACACGGATGGGGGAGTGGGTGGAGATTGTGTCAGGCGTGAAGGCCGGCGAGAAGATCGCCATCAAGCCCCTCGACAAGCTGCACGACGGCACGAAGGTCAAGGTGCCGGAAAAATAG
- a CDS encoding DUF503 domain-containing protein, which produces MHVLLLKMRLRLMSRTLKEKRSIVKSVLSRARNSFNVACAESELHDQPGDAELSFVALSFSVPDARRLLQQVEEWVVETRPDVEVTDVLVEEL; this is translated from the coding sequence GTGCATGTACTGCTGCTTAAGATGAGGCTGCGTCTGATGAGCCGGACGCTGAAGGAAAAACGGAGCATCGTGAAGAGTGTGCTGTCGCGGGCGCGCAATAGCTTCAACGTCGCCTGCGCCGAATCGGAGCTCCACGACCAGCCTGGCGACGCCGAACTCTCCTTCGTCGCCCTCTCCTTCAGCGTCCCCGATGCCAGACGCCTGCTACAGCAGGTCGAGGAGTGGGTCGTGGAGACACGTCCCGATGTGGAGGTCACAGACGTCCTGGTGGAGGAGCTGTGA
- the pssA gene encoding CDP-diacylglycerol--serine O-phosphatidyltransferase, which produces MRKGIYILPNLFTAGSLFAGFYCMVSSLNGDYRTAALWILASSIFDGLDGKVARLTGTASKFGVEFDSLADLVSFGAAPGLLMYAWALKPFGRLGWLAAFLFVACAALRLARFNVQVETVESKRFVGLPTPAAASMVSATVLIFYHMGWPVAVGRLAILVLIYFLALLMVSNVRYYSFKDPSLIKKQPFAFLVLAVILLIIIAAEPVIMLFTIFICYILSGPIGFVMTWPRRRRLERALRKGREGVLSGGGRGTGTGGR; this is translated from the coding sequence ATGAGAAAGGGGATCTACATCCTCCCCAACCTCTTTACCGCCGGGAGCCTCTTCGCCGGCTTTTACTGCATGGTGTCGTCGCTGAACGGCGACTACCGGACCGCCGCGCTCTGGATCCTCGCCTCCTCCATCTTCGACGGACTGGACGGCAAGGTCGCGCGCCTCACCGGGACCGCGAGCAAGTTCGGCGTGGAGTTCGACTCCCTCGCGGACCTCGTCTCCTTCGGCGCAGCGCCGGGGCTTCTCATGTACGCCTGGGCCCTGAAGCCGTTTGGCAGGCTCGGCTGGCTCGCCGCGTTCCTCTTCGTCGCCTGCGCCGCGCTTCGTCTGGCCCGCTTCAACGTGCAGGTGGAGACGGTGGAGAGCAAGCGCTTCGTGGGGCTGCCGACACCTGCCGCAGCGAGCATGGTTTCCGCCACGGTACTTATCTTCTACCACATGGGGTGGCCCGTCGCCGTGGGGCGGCTGGCGATCCTCGTCCTGATCTACTTCCTGGCACTTCTGATGGTGAGCAACGTGCGGTACTACTCCTTCAAGGACCCGTCGCTCATCAAGAAGCAGCCCTTCGCCTTCCTCGTTCTGGCGGTGATCCTCCTGATCATCATCGCCGCCGAGCCGGTGATCATGCTCTTCACCATCTTCATCTGCTACATCCTCTCCGGCCCCATCGGCTTCGTGATGACCTGGCCGCGCCGCCGCCGTCTCGAGCGCGCGCTGCGCAAAGGGCGCGAGGGTGTGCTGAGCGGCGGGGGACGGGGGACCGGAACCGGCGGGCGGTGA